One stretch of Eupeodes corollae chromosome 2, idEupCoro1.1, whole genome shotgun sequence DNA includes these proteins:
- the LOC129946746 gene encoding uncharacterized protein LOC129946746 isoform X1: MELKTVEKLISLIRDRPTIYGPRPKRGKKKHQRILDELWKEVALQMNRSVRECKLKWTTLRNCYARLLREERLHKVKKRHWHLRNEMSFLRGHIQPYTEVRGITHKRTASVRTKLPPDSLSTTNNSFDENNFSPTIDQLQPNETSAHSSKTIENSTIVHDFLIVDHNNEQSLNNNNWEQEQEQLPIPAEGNETINYCPTINLNPFSLTERIIETPEENSQLSKYKEERSEANMLFLRSLLPDINKLSDRKQRIFKRKTLEVLELLFDEDEFDVSRDDNLHVRQCQIPRSNYSVQQNLNHSAIGSEKFVQKVEPTSP, from the exons ATGGAACTCAAGACTGTTGAAAAACTGATTTCTTTGATCAGGGACAGACCAACTATCTATGGACCGAGACCAAAGCGAGGCAAAAAGAAACACCAGAGAATTCTCGATGAACTTTGGAAGGAGGTGGCTCTTCAGATGAATCGTTCGG taCGCGAATGTAAACTGAAATGGACCACCTTAAGGAATTGCTATGCAAGGTTATTGCGTGAAGAACGTTtacataaagtaaaaaaaagacacTGGCATCTAAGAAACGAAATGAGTTTTTTAAGAGGTCACATTCAGCCATATACCGAAGTTAGAGGAATAACTCATAAACGAACTGCTTCGGTACGCACTAAGTTACCACCAGATTCGTTATCAACAACAAATAACTCATTTGACGAAAATAACTTTTCACCTACGATCGATCAACTTCAACCTAATGAAACTTCAGCACACAGTAGCAAAACTATCGAGAACTCAACAATTGTACATGATTTTTTAATTGTCGATCATAATAACGAACAAtccttaaacaataataattgggAACAAGAACAGGAACAATTGCCAATTCCAGCAGAAGGAAATGAGACAATCAACTATTGTCCAACGATCAATTTAAATCCGTTTTCACTAACTGAAAGAATAATCGAAACACCAGAAGAAAATTCTCAGCTTTCGAAATATAAAGAAGAACGATCTGAAGCAAATATGTTGTTCTTGAGGAGTTTGTTGCCCGATATAAATAAACTTTCGGACAGGAAGCAGAGAATTTTCAAACGGAAAACCTTAGAAGTGCTAGAGTTATTATTTGATGAAGATGAATTTGATGTGTCTAGGGATGATAACCTTCATGTGAGGCAATGCCAAATACCAAGATCTAACTATAGCGTTCAGCAGAATCTCAATCATTCAGCTATAGGTTCGGAAAAGTTTGTTCAAAAAGTCGAACCAACGAGCCCATAG
- the LOC129946039 gene encoding tectonic-like complex member Mks1, whose protein sequence is MYKKTTKSSAIYHIKDDIKNFKFKLTLQHINSLLNIQKFDVKSSDGSLSVSAKNEETTISESSLKVITIQWQEKLFSAHEIEFFSDINNCLTDVQKSYHQLILEKEQDSLGISNEPFFTYVDEDNFVPESEAITSEKDLAGRHNENNKDDFLQMHVYAAINPNTMLMSLRWQKRDKILHIYPDFNNFRENPYFLEIDTDYRHLYAYGIENTSKQSRLRREISPFAELKLPEIPHWVSFDELSAQFSMPPKRTRRVAIQMEIQRAQDFEYDNIHVRYHIRLPDRTILEDGLLNASTHSSKANNHGACGFGHCLELVLLCEEDFQLESLCHVYFEVISVDGWERERIEGYAHLSFVLEKDCQATLVPCHRPIEWGMLEKLNRSFIGGRRKFDFERFYRGDGDFINRYGTTMVATGTLALRYQILTQRNPELLRPAMGSMNGMTLEDIMKAYREGRRRLEAVVLLDK, encoded by the coding sequence atgTACAAGAAAACCACAAAATCCTCAGCAATTTACCACATCAAAGAcgacattaaaaattttaaatttaaacttacccTGCAACACATAAATTCGTTGCTTAATATTCAAAAGTTTGATGTCAAATCATCAGATGGTTCGTTATCAGTGTCAGCCAAAAATGAAGAAACCACCATCAGCGAATCTTCTCTAAAGGTAATAACTATACAATGGCAAGAAAAGCTTTTTAGTGCACATGAAATCGAATTCTTTAGTGACATCAATAACTGCCTTACTGACGTTCAGAAGTCTTATCATCAATTAATCCTCGAAAAAGAACAAGACTCTTTGGGCATTTCAAATGAGCCCTTCTTTACGTACGTCGATGAGGACAATTTTGTTCCCGAATCAGAAGCGATTActtcggagaaggatttggcagGAAGACATAACGAAAACAACAAAGATGACTTTCTTCAGATGCACGTCTATGCTGCTATTAATCCGAATACAATGCTGATGTCGCTACGATGGCAGAAGAGAGACAAAATTCTGCATATTTATCCAGACTTCAACAATTTCCGGGAAAATCCATACTTCCTTGAGATCGATACGGATTACCGTCATCTCTATGCATACGGCATTGAGAATACTTCCAAGCAATCCCGTCTAAGGCGGGAAATCTCTCCATTTGCGGAACTAAAGTTACCGGAAATACCACACTGGGTGAGCTTCGATGAACTCTCAGCCCAATTCTCAATGCCACCCAAACGTACCCGACGAGTTGCCATACAAATGGAAATTCAAAGAGCTCAAGACTTCGAGTACGACAACATTCACGTACGATATCACATACGTTTACCAGACCGAACAATCCTGGAGGATGGACTATTAAATGCATCTACGCATTCTTCTAAAGCAAACAACCATGGAGCTTGTGGTTTTGGACATTGTTTAGAGCTTGTGCTGTTGTGCGAGGAGGATTTTCAACTTGAGAGTTTGTGTCATGTTTACTTCGAGGTTATTTCCGTGGATGGTTGGGAAAGGGAAAGAATCGAGGGATACGCTCACTTAAGTTTCGTTCTGGAAAAGGATTGTCAAGCTACGTTGGTGCCTTGCCATAGACCGATTGAATGGGGAatgttagaaaaattgaatcgaTCTTTCATTGGGGGTCgtagaaaatttgattttgaacgaTTCTACAGGGGTGATGGGGATTTCATTAACCGTTATGGAACGACAATGGTAGCTACGGGAACATTGGCATTACGATATCAAATTCTTACACAGCGGAATCCTGAGTTGCTTAGGCCAGCGATGGGTTCGATGAACGGAATGACCCTTGAGGATATAATGAAGGCATACAGAGAAGGACGAAGACGTCTTGAGGCTGTGGTGTTGTTAGACAAATAA
- the LOC129946746 gene encoding uncharacterized protein LOC129946746 isoform X2: MNRSVRECKLKWTTLRNCYARLLREERLHKVKKRHWHLRNEMSFLRGHIQPYTEVRGITHKRTASVRTKLPPDSLSTTNNSFDENNFSPTIDQLQPNETSAHSSKTIENSTIVHDFLIVDHNNEQSLNNNNWEQEQEQLPIPAEGNETINYCPTINLNPFSLTERIIETPEENSQLSKYKEERSEANMLFLRSLLPDINKLSDRKQRIFKRKTLEVLELLFDEDEFDVSRDDNLHVRQCQIPRSNYSVQQNLNHSAIGSEKFVQKVEPTSP; this comes from the exons ATGAATCGTTCGG taCGCGAATGTAAACTGAAATGGACCACCTTAAGGAATTGCTATGCAAGGTTATTGCGTGAAGAACGTTtacataaagtaaaaaaaagacacTGGCATCTAAGAAACGAAATGAGTTTTTTAAGAGGTCACATTCAGCCATATACCGAAGTTAGAGGAATAACTCATAAACGAACTGCTTCGGTACGCACTAAGTTACCACCAGATTCGTTATCAACAACAAATAACTCATTTGACGAAAATAACTTTTCACCTACGATCGATCAACTTCAACCTAATGAAACTTCAGCACACAGTAGCAAAACTATCGAGAACTCAACAATTGTACATGATTTTTTAATTGTCGATCATAATAACGAACAAtccttaaacaataataattgggAACAAGAACAGGAACAATTGCCAATTCCAGCAGAAGGAAATGAGACAATCAACTATTGTCCAACGATCAATTTAAATCCGTTTTCACTAACTGAAAGAATAATCGAAACACCAGAAGAAAATTCTCAGCTTTCGAAATATAAAGAAGAACGATCTGAAGCAAATATGTTGTTCTTGAGGAGTTTGTTGCCCGATATAAATAAACTTTCGGACAGGAAGCAGAGAATTTTCAAACGGAAAACCTTAGAAGTGCTAGAGTTATTATTTGATGAAGATGAATTTGATGTGTCTAGGGATGATAACCTTCATGTGAGGCAATGCCAAATACCAAGATCTAACTATAGCGTTCAGCAGAATCTCAATCATTCAGCTATAGGTTCGGAAAAGTTTGTTCAAAAAGTCGAACCAACGAGCCCATAG